From Asterias rubens chromosome 3, eAstRub1.3, whole genome shotgun sequence, the proteins below share one genomic window:
- the LOC117288309 gene encoding MIF4G domain-containing protein-like codes for MASARSLYDGLTTSDVPHLRTNYLGKGRGRANRVKNTTNSGDTADEKGATDKQENERISPAAVVENSTDSASKAESNILDLLKKMCATNADGIKSLKPEDESIIVEKVLENISTGEDLQNLVSDIYDWTLLDPALTSCVASLCATLAKFEKDGVIFRSTILSHIRDGLESRDIWKGDQPMRWLAFVCLLCDLFAMMKTAANGFLNVLIEPVYSCLQQLVTDKNGSEKQIEYATLKLKQLGQILQGSDPAKMEILMDSLRNRFLGTGVTANSRVHLLETIELCAGGWAFDDSTTSAYVQLHQDTMKGN; via the exons ATGGCATCCGCTAGGAGTTTGTACGACGGTCTGACAACGAGCGATGTCCCACATCTTCGAACTAATTATTTAGGTAAAGGTAGAGGCAGGGCAAACCGTGTCAAGAATACAACAAATTCAGGAGATACGGCTGATGAGAAAGGAGCAACTGACAAACAAGAAAATGAGAGAATTTCACCAGCAGCAGTGGTTGAGAATTCCACTGATTCAGCTTCCAAAgcg GAAAGCAACATTTTAGACCTACTTAAAAAGATGTGTGCCACCAACGCTGATGGAATCAAGTCATTGAAACCTGAAGATGAATCTATAATTGTTGAAAAAGTTCTTGAAAATATTTCGACTGGAGAAGACCTACAGAATCTTGTGTCAGACATCTACGACTGGACACTGTTAGATCCAGCATTGACATCATGTGTGGCAAGCCTGTGTGCAACATTAGCAAA ATTTGAGAAAGACGGAGTGATATTCCGCTCGACAATCTTGAGTCATATCAGAGACGGCCTCGAGTCCAGGGATATCTGGAAAGGAGATCAGCCGATGAGATGGCTGGCGTTCGTCTGTCTGCTTTGTGATCTGTTTGCGATGATGAAAACTGCTGCAAATGGTTTTTTGAATGTACTGATTGAACCTGTGTACTCATGCTTGCAGCAG TTGGTGACGGACAAGAATGGctctgaaaaacaaattgagtaCGCCACTCTCAAG TTGAAACAGCTTGGACAGATTCTTCAGGGAAGTGATCCTGCTAAGATGGAAATCTTGATGGATAGCCTCAGGAATCGATTCCTTGGGACGGGAGTTACAGCAAATAGCCGTGTGCACTTACTTGAGACAATCGAGTTGTGTGCTGGTGGATGGGCGTTTGACGACTCAACTACCAGTGCGTATGTGCAACTTCATCAAGATACCATGAAGGGAAATTGA